The following coding sequences lie in one Candidatus Nitrospira allomarina genomic window:
- the murC gene encoding UDP-N-acetylmuramate--L-alanine ligase — protein MFRKIQHIHLVGIGGSGMSGIAEVLLTLGYKVTGSDVGVSDTIRRLEELGGTVFIGHQESNVEGAQVVVVSSAIAGSNPEIRAARAKVIPVIPRAEMLAELMRLKYGIAIAGAHGKTTTTSMVASILAQAGLDPTFVIGGKVNAMGTHARLGRSDLLIAEADESDGSFLRLSPSIVVVTNIDREHLDHYGNMDGLQEAFLEFINKIPFYGVAIVCADDPWIRKLLPRVVKRYHTYGMSDFSGVLTSDLFATDIETKAMGVEFRAHYRDQKLGPFRIRIPGVHNVANALAAIGVALELDVPVDLIRAGLAAFSGVERRFQIRGEKNGIVVVDDYGHHPTEIRATLAAARAAWQRPLVVVFQPHRFSRTRDLADEFAKAFEQADRVYVMDIYPAGEAPIPGITGHMMADTIRASGHPSVQWLNRDSGLIPKLREELREGDVLLTLGAGDVWKVGTELLDSL, from the coding sequence ATGTTTCGAAAAATTCAGCACATTCATTTGGTCGGTATTGGAGGAAGCGGGATGAGTGGCATCGCAGAGGTGCTCCTCACGTTAGGGTATAAGGTGACCGGCTCCGATGTGGGGGTGTCTGACACGATTCGCCGGTTAGAAGAATTGGGGGGCACGGTGTTTATCGGGCATCAGGAGTCGAATGTGGAAGGGGCGCAAGTGGTGGTGGTGTCGTCGGCCATTGCCGGGTCCAATCCGGAAATTCGTGCGGCCCGGGCCAAGGTGATCCCGGTCATTCCGCGAGCGGAAATGCTGGCAGAGCTGATGCGATTGAAGTACGGCATTGCCATTGCCGGCGCTCATGGAAAAACCACCACGACGTCGATGGTCGCATCGATTCTTGCGCAAGCCGGCCTCGATCCCACATTCGTGATTGGGGGAAAGGTGAATGCCATGGGTACCCATGCGCGTTTAGGCCGGAGTGATCTGCTGATTGCGGAAGCCGACGAGAGTGACGGGTCGTTTTTGCGGTTGTCACCCTCCATCGTGGTCGTGACGAATATCGACCGTGAGCATCTCGATCATTACGGAAACATGGATGGTCTTCAAGAGGCGTTTTTAGAATTTATCAATAAAATTCCTTTCTACGGCGTGGCGATTGTGTGTGCCGATGATCCCTGGATTCGCAAGCTCCTGCCTCGGGTGGTGAAGCGATATCACACGTATGGCATGAGTGATTTTTCGGGTGTGCTGACCTCTGATTTGTTTGCGACGGATATTGAAACCAAAGCGATGGGTGTGGAATTTCGGGCACATTACCGGGATCAAAAGCTTGGGCCCTTCCGCATTCGTATCCCGGGTGTCCATAACGTGGCCAATGCGTTAGCGGCCATCGGGGTGGCATTGGAATTGGATGTGCCCGTGGATTTGATCCGGGCAGGGCTGGCGGCGTTTTCCGGAGTCGAGCGGCGGTTCCAGATTCGTGGAGAAAAAAACGGCATTGTGGTGGTGGACGACTATGGGCACCATCCTACCGAGATTCGTGCCACTTTGGCGGCTGCGCGAGCCGCGTGGCAGCGCCCGTTGGTCGTGGTGTTTCAGCCGCACCGGTTTTCAAGAACCAGGGACCTGGCCGACGAATTTGCTAAGGCGTTCGAACAGGCGGATCGCGTGTATGTCATGGATATCTATCCCGCCGGTGAGGCGCCGATCCCCGGGATCACCGGACACATGATGGCCGACACCATTCGGGCGTCTGGTCATCCCTCTGTCCAATGGCTCAATCGTGACTCCGGTTTGATTCCCAAATTGCGTGAGGAGCTTCGTGAGGGCGATGTCCTGTTGACCCTTGGCGCGGGGGATGTCTGGAAAGTCGGAACTGAATTGTTGGATTCGTTGTAA
- the murB gene encoding UDP-N-acetylmuramate dehydrogenase: protein MKTGRLTLTAKRLQRAVQHVKGEVHWNESLAPLLSLQVGGPADVLIFPLDVEDVIRVLVGARTEEIPFVVLGGTNVVVRDKGIRGIVMQLKHLTGIHEEAGHVVYAQAGVRLPRLMQFAVGHHLSGMEWAAGIPGTVGGGVVMNAGTRLGEMQEVLSAVDLVNLRGHRVRVEASNMSFAYRKATLPKGVVVGAWVQLALSDKAQVEAKTKTYLQYRRETQPLTLPNAGSVFKNPPGDSAGRLVEAAGLKGVRIGDAEVSTKHANFIVNKGAATADQVLALIRKVRQTVAKKFGVRLQLEWKIIGES from the coding sequence GTGAAGACCGGCCGGCTGACACTGACAGCGAAACGGCTTCAACGAGCCGTGCAGCATGTGAAAGGAGAAGTCCACTGGAACGAATCCCTGGCGCCTCTTCTGTCGTTGCAGGTGGGCGGCCCTGCGGATGTCCTGATCTTTCCCCTGGATGTGGAAGACGTCATTCGCGTGCTCGTAGGCGCTCGAACAGAAGAGATTCCCTTTGTGGTCTTAGGCGGGACCAATGTGGTCGTTCGCGATAAAGGGATTCGAGGCATTGTCATGCAATTGAAACACTTAACCGGGATACATGAGGAAGCCGGTCACGTGGTATATGCCCAGGCGGGGGTGCGGTTGCCCAGATTAATGCAATTTGCGGTGGGGCATCATCTGTCCGGAATGGAGTGGGCGGCGGGGATTCCGGGAACCGTCGGTGGAGGGGTGGTGATGAATGCCGGTACGCGGTTAGGGGAAATGCAGGAGGTCTTGTCTGCGGTTGATTTGGTGAATCTTCGTGGACATCGTGTACGAGTGGAGGCTTCCAACATGTCATTTGCGTATCGGAAGGCAACGCTCCCCAAAGGCGTCGTCGTTGGCGCGTGGGTCCAGTTGGCTCTCTCAGATAAAGCGCAGGTGGAGGCGAAAACCAAAACCTATCTGCAATACCGGCGGGAGACCCAACCGTTAACCCTTCCGAATGCCGGGTCCGTGTTTAAAAATCCGCCGGGGGATTCTGCCGGACGGTTAGTTGAAGCCGCAGGGCTAAAGGGCGTGCGGATTGGTGATGCTGAAGTATCGACCAAACATGCCAACTTTATTGTGAATAAAGGAGCCGCCACCGCCGACCAGGTCTTGGCTTTGATACGAAAAGTCCGGCAAACCGTGGCGAAAAAGTTTGGGGTCCGGCTTCAGCTTGAATGGAAAATTATTGGAGAATCGTAG
- a CDS encoding D-alanine--D-alanine ligase family protein, whose translation MMTQKSLRIGVLMGGSSAEREISLKTGRSICDALKRRGYTVIPIEVDATLPHQIRAKKISVAFLALHGPGGEDGTVQGMLEVMKMPYTGSGVTASAVCMNKGLTRVVLQAAKVPVPPGMTVSGKIIPVRPPPSLGLPVVVKPCAEGSTFGVSIVRKPSQWKEAMQEAYRYGEQAVVEKYIPGREVAVGVFGNEVLPGVEIIVPGGFYDFTAKYGKAATRYECPASLTSKLENLLRDYSLRAYQALGCRGAARVDFRIHTNGRPYILELNTIPGMTERSLLPMAAAQIGWDYDDLVERILREALPKRLVPSSGKIRNTRSSAS comes from the coding sequence ATGATGACACAAAAATCTTTGCGAATCGGTGTGCTGATGGGTGGATCTTCAGCCGAGAGAGAGATTTCGCTCAAGACGGGGCGTTCAATCTGTGATGCGTTAAAACGACGTGGATATACGGTCATTCCCATTGAAGTCGATGCCACATTGCCGCATCAGATCCGGGCAAAAAAGATTTCGGTGGCCTTTCTTGCCTTGCATGGACCCGGAGGGGAAGATGGCACGGTTCAGGGGATGTTGGAAGTCATGAAGATGCCGTACACCGGATCGGGCGTGACGGCGAGTGCCGTCTGCATGAACAAGGGATTGACGCGCGTGGTCCTTCAGGCTGCCAAGGTACCCGTTCCGCCGGGTATGACCGTATCCGGTAAAATCATCCCGGTTCGTCCACCTCCCAGCTTAGGCTTGCCTGTGGTGGTGAAGCCTTGTGCGGAGGGGTCTACGTTTGGTGTCTCGATCGTGCGCAAGCCATCTCAATGGAAGGAGGCCATGCAAGAAGCCTATCGATATGGGGAGCAGGCAGTGGTGGAAAAATATATTCCCGGTCGGGAAGTAGCGGTGGGCGTTTTTGGCAACGAGGTCTTACCCGGCGTAGAAATCATCGTTCCCGGGGGCTTTTACGATTTTACGGCCAAATATGGAAAGGCGGCAACTCGTTATGAGTGTCCGGCATCGCTTACTTCAAAACTGGAAAACCTTCTCCGTGATTACAGTCTTCGTGCTTATCAGGCGTTAGGGTGTCGGGGTGCCGCTCGAGTCGATTTTCGCATTCATACCAACGGACGTCCGTATATTCTTGAATTGAACACCATTCCCGGCATGACCGAACGGAGTTTGCTTCCCATGGCAGCGGCACAGATCGGGTGGGACTATGATGATCTGGTTGAACGGATTTTGCGTGAGGCTCTACCGAAAAGGCTGGTACCGTCCTCCGGGAAAATAAGGAACACCAGGAGTTCTGCGTCATGA
- a CDS encoding cell division protein FtsQ/DivIB: MISGESLNTKRPRKNRPLKKTGGPGKAKSSSRALRVRRVVIGGVLACLIVVIVVGGRQVMQWADEWTEIQQITVVGLDRVTRDEILTKLDLAPQTSLFSVDSELLATRLESHPWIGSVDFERVLPHSLVIKVTERQPAAVFGSPTEPYYLDAEGYLLPKGKVQAGTTLPIVDGVTSTFMTEHQAEGHRRAKQGIHIAELLSRQFSGRPRIDVSQPHTTIVDLPNVRFQFGREVEDQWQRFLVLYPTVKDKIEGRSQEVDLRFAQKVIFRKRTL, translated from the coding sequence ATGATATCGGGAGAATCCCTCAACACGAAACGGCCTCGAAAAAACCGGCCCCTTAAAAAAACTGGAGGACCGGGGAAAGCGAAGTCGTCATCGAGAGCCCTGCGGGTCCGGCGTGTCGTGATCGGAGGTGTCCTGGCCTGTCTGATTGTGGTGATTGTAGTAGGAGGACGGCAGGTGATGCAGTGGGCGGATGAGTGGACGGAAATCCAACAGATCACGGTTGTGGGTTTGGATCGAGTCACGCGCGATGAAATTCTGACGAAGCTGGACTTAGCGCCACAGACCAGTTTGTTCTCTGTGGATTCAGAGCTGCTCGCGACCCGGTTGGAATCGCATCCGTGGATCGGGTCGGTCGACTTTGAGCGGGTGTTGCCTCATTCACTGGTGATAAAGGTGACTGAGCGTCAGCCGGCAGCGGTGTTTGGGTCACCAACCGAACCCTATTATTTGGATGCAGAAGGGTATCTGTTGCCGAAAGGGAAGGTTCAGGCAGGGACGACATTGCCCATTGTTGATGGGGTGACCTCCACATTCATGACAGAGCACCAAGCCGAAGGCCATCGACGCGCCAAGCAGGGTATTCACATTGCTGAGTTACTGTCCCGGCAGTTTTCGGGCAGGCCACGGATTGATGTGTCGCAACCTCATACAACGATCGTGGATCTACCCAATGTCCGGTTTCAATTCGGGCGTGAGGTGGAAGACCAGTGGCAACGATTTTTGGTGTTGTATCCCACCGTGAAGGATAAAATTGAAGGTCGGTCGCAAGAAGTGGATTTGCGATTTGCTCAAAAAGTCATTTTTCGCAAGAGGACACTATAG
- the ftsA gene encoding cell division protein FtsA, which yields MTKKEHIVVGLDIGTTKICAVVGEIQDDRSIHVIGVGSHRSNGLRKGMVVNMDSTVESIKRAVEEAELMSAVQINSVYTGIAGSHIGSESAQGVVALKKREVTKADVRRAVDTARACAVPAPDRQILHVLPREFIVDDQEGIRDPLGIAGSRLEVDVHIVTGAVTSAQNLIRCVSRAGLDVVDIVLQPLASSAAVLTHEEKDLGVVMVDIGGGTTDIAIFVEGCIRHSAVLPIGGSHLTGDLAMGLKTAPEEAEKIKLKYGVASSLFVNEDEAIEVPSVGGRPPRVMPRALVAEILSPRVEEMFELVLREIRRAGYDGMLVAGGVLTGGTSLLPGMAEVAEHVLNLSVRLGRPIGVEGLREIVSNPSYSTAVGLIVHSVSHENEFELVGPGAGKGKKSGRWAGGLVGKMKGWIMNFF from the coding sequence ATGACCAAAAAAGAACACATCGTCGTGGGACTGGACATCGGGACAACAAAAATTTGTGCGGTGGTGGGGGAAATCCAGGATGATCGCTCCATTCATGTGATCGGAGTGGGCTCACATCGTTCAAACGGGTTGAGAAAAGGCATGGTCGTCAACATGGACAGTACCGTGGAGTCCATCAAGCGGGCCGTGGAGGAAGCAGAATTGATGTCGGCGGTCCAAATCAATTCCGTGTATACGGGGATTGCGGGAAGCCATATCGGGAGTGAAAGTGCGCAAGGCGTGGTGGCCTTAAAAAAACGAGAAGTGACCAAGGCGGATGTCCGTCGGGCCGTCGATACAGCACGAGCCTGCGCCGTGCCGGCTCCAGACCGCCAAATTCTTCATGTGCTTCCTCGGGAATTTATTGTGGATGATCAGGAAGGGATTCGCGATCCATTAGGCATTGCGGGATCACGGTTGGAAGTCGACGTGCATATTGTGACCGGGGCGGTCACCTCGGCACAAAACCTTATCCGGTGTGTCAGCCGGGCGGGATTGGATGTCGTCGATATTGTGTTACAGCCGTTAGCCTCCAGCGCGGCCGTGCTGACCCATGAGGAAAAAGACCTGGGGGTGGTGATGGTGGATATCGGGGGAGGTACCACCGATATCGCGATCTTTGTCGAGGGGTGTATCCGGCACTCGGCGGTTCTTCCCATCGGAGGGAGCCATCTCACCGGGGATCTGGCAATGGGATTGAAAACCGCGCCGGAGGAGGCGGAAAAAATAAAACTGAAATATGGAGTGGCCAGTAGTCTCTTTGTGAATGAGGACGAAGCCATTGAAGTGCCGAGTGTCGGAGGACGGCCGCCCCGGGTTATGCCTCGAGCCTTGGTCGCGGAAATTCTTTCTCCACGGGTGGAAGAAATGTTCGAGCTCGTACTTCGTGAAATCCGTCGTGCCGGGTATGACGGCATGCTCGTGGCTGGAGGCGTGTTGACGGGAGGAACCTCGCTACTTCCGGGCATGGCTGAAGTGGCGGAACACGTCCTGAATCTGTCGGTGCGGTTAGGGAGGCCAATCGGGGTGGAAGGTTTACGGGAAATAGTCAGTAACCCAAGCTACTCGACGGCGGTCGGGCTTATCGTCCATTCGGTGAGTCACGAAAATGAGTTTGAACTAGTGGGCCCTGGAGCCGGCAAAGGCAAAAAATCCGGGCGTTGGGCCGGTGGCCTGGTCGGAAAAATGAAGGGATGGATCATGAACTTTTTTTAA
- the ftsZ gene encoding cell division protein FtsZ, with protein MFSLSDEEQSVINIKVVGVGGAGCNAVNTMIEAGLSRVEFVVANTDLQALGRSLASYKIQLGPERTRGLGAGAKPEIGKESAMESEHQIREALEGADMVFVTAGMGGGTGTGGAPVAAKIAKELGILTVGVVTKPFQYEGNRRTSFAEEGIRELKKYVDSLLIIPNQKLLGMVDKSTPLVEAFKIADDVLRQAIQGISDVITTPGLVNVDFADVRTVMGYSGRAVMGMGTGRGPTRASDAARLAIASPLLEDGSVEGARGLLLNITGGPNLTLHEVNEASNIAREAADPQANIIVGQVINPELGDELTVTVIATGFEQTESVMRFSNAHQPTLVVEPVKKPALVAVPAENGASNGSEDLDRPTYMRRQATARPIPEKTSLLVDDDWDVPTFLRRKAEN; from the coding sequence ATGTTTTCACTGTCTGATGAGGAGCAATCGGTTATTAACATCAAAGTTGTTGGTGTCGGAGGTGCCGGGTGCAACGCGGTGAATACGATGATTGAAGCCGGCTTAAGCCGGGTAGAATTTGTCGTGGCCAATACCGATTTGCAGGCCCTGGGCCGCTCGCTTGCGTCGTACAAAATCCAATTGGGTCCGGAACGGACGCGGGGCCTGGGGGCAGGAGCCAAGCCGGAGATAGGGAAAGAATCGGCAATGGAAAGTGAACACCAAATCCGTGAAGCCCTGGAAGGAGCGGATATGGTCTTTGTCACGGCAGGGATGGGTGGAGGAACGGGCACGGGCGGTGCTCCCGTTGCCGCAAAGATTGCCAAAGAGTTGGGCATTCTCACGGTGGGGGTGGTGACCAAACCCTTCCAATACGAAGGAAACCGGCGGACCAGCTTTGCCGAAGAAGGGATCCGTGAATTAAAAAAATACGTGGATTCCCTCTTGATCATTCCCAACCAGAAACTTCTGGGAATGGTCGATAAAAGTACGCCGCTTGTGGAGGCGTTTAAGATTGCGGATGATGTGCTGCGTCAGGCCATTCAAGGAATTTCTGATGTCATTACCACTCCGGGTTTGGTCAATGTGGATTTCGCCGATGTGCGAACCGTCATGGGCTATTCCGGGCGTGCGGTGATGGGGATGGGAACGGGGCGAGGTCCGACCCGAGCCAGCGATGCGGCCAGACTAGCCATTGCCAGCCCCTTGCTGGAAGATGGAAGCGTGGAAGGGGCAAGAGGATTGTTATTGAATATTACCGGCGGGCCCAATCTCACGTTGCATGAAGTAAACGAAGCGTCCAATATTGCCCGGGAAGCGGCAGATCCTCAAGCCAATATCATCGTGGGTCAGGTCATTAATCCCGAACTAGGGGATGAATTAACCGTGACAGTCATTGCCACAGGATTCGAACAGACCGAGTCGGTCATGCGGTTTTCCAATGCGCATCAACCGACCCTTGTGGTGGAGCCTGTCAAAAAGCCCGCACTCGTGGCTGTGCCTGCGGAAAATGGGGCTAGCAACGGTTCTGAGGATCTCGATCGGCCCACCTATATGCGACGACAGGCGACTGCCAGACCGATTCCCGAAAAGACCAGCCTGTTGGTGGATGATGATTGGGATGTGCCGACTTTTTTACGGAGGAAAGCGGAGAACTAA
- a CDS encoding laccase domain-containing protein has translation MNVEKRPFPKGSGVSDDGLTSDMIPVRHFFGTRSTPVGLATHIQLGHIASGPREFPAVVALKQIHSTRVVVIHTHRGLGALDQAEGDALVTNQPETLVVVRTADCVPVLLVEKARGVVGAIHAGWRGAVGRHRGRNHPVLRE, from the coding sequence ATGAATGTGGAGAAACGTCCCTTCCCTAAGGGATCGGGAGTGTCTGATGACGGATTGACGAGTGATATGATCCCTGTGCGGCATTTCTTCGGGACCCGGAGTACGCCGGTAGGGTTAGCCACTCATATACAACTTGGGCACATTGCGAGCGGGCCGCGGGAGTTTCCTGCTGTCGTCGCGCTCAAGCAAATCCATAGTACCCGGGTGGTCGTCATCCACACCCATCGGGGGCTAGGGGCATTAGACCAGGCCGAGGGGGACGCGTTGGTCACCAATCAACCTGAAACCCTGGTGGTCGTGCGCACCGCGGATTGTGTCCCGGTGCTGCTGGTCGAGAAGGCCAGGGGAGTGGTTGGTGCCATTCATGCCGGATGGCGCGGCGCCGTGGGGCGGCATCGTGGCAGAAACCATCCGGTCTTGCGTGAATGA
- a CDS encoding laccase domain-containing protein, whose amino-acid sequence MAETIRSCVNEFGAKPEHMHLAIGPSIGPCCYEVDEQVINPLRSRYPAWPGVLQETREGKGFLDLKQLIYHQIRAGGVPDSQIGRVDHCTHCRDDLFYSYRREGQVNGSMYSGIILPAA is encoded by the coding sequence GTGGCAGAAACCATCCGGTCTTGCGTGAATGAATTCGGGGCAAAACCGGAGCATATGCATTTGGCGATCGGTCCCTCTATCGGACCGTGTTGTTACGAAGTCGATGAACAGGTCATCAACCCGTTGCGAAGCCGGTATCCAGCGTGGCCCGGGGTGCTTCAAGAAACCCGCGAAGGCAAAGGGTTCTTAGACCTCAAACAACTGATCTATCACCAGATCCGCGCCGGTGGAGTTCCTGACTCTCAGATTGGACGGGTGGACCATTGCACCCATTGTCGGGACGATCTCTTTTATTCTTACAGGCGGGAGGGGCAGGTGAATGGGAGCATGTATAGTGGAATTATCCTGCCTGCTGCCTAA
- a CDS encoding YggS family pyridoxal phosphate-dependent enzyme — translation MFLLKDGHVSNSITHRIQIIQENIRQAAVRVGRDPSGVRLVAATKTVPAVNLEEAYRAGVRIFGENRLQEAQEKRQILGPREGLVWHFIGRMQRRKLKDLVGNFSLLHSVESLEQAENMDAVAGKIGIQQAVLLEVNVGEEASKGGFTSQEVEARIEELDRLPHLEIQGLMTLPPWKENPEDVRPYFTQVSRLRDGLARQTWRRVRMTELSMGMSHDYEIAIEEGATMVRIGTAIFGSRGKAVSPNSVG, via the coding sequence GTGTTCTTGTTGAAGGATGGCCACGTTTCCAACTCCATTACCCATAGGATTCAGATTATCCAGGAGAACATCCGGCAGGCCGCCGTTCGTGTCGGGCGGGATCCTTCCGGAGTTCGGTTGGTGGCGGCGACCAAAACCGTCCCCGCCGTCAATTTAGAGGAAGCCTATAGGGCGGGGGTGCGAATATTTGGAGAAAACCGCCTTCAGGAGGCTCAGGAAAAGCGACAGATTCTGGGGCCACGAGAAGGCTTAGTCTGGCACTTCATTGGTCGGATGCAACGTCGGAAACTCAAAGATCTTGTCGGGAATTTTTCGTTGCTGCATTCCGTGGAAAGTCTGGAGCAGGCCGAGAATATGGATGCCGTGGCCGGGAAAATCGGGATTCAACAAGCCGTGTTACTCGAAGTGAATGTCGGGGAGGAAGCCAGCAAGGGAGGATTTACCTCACAGGAGGTGGAAGCCAGGATAGAGGAGCTGGACCGGCTCCCTCACCTCGAGATCCAGGGGCTCATGACGCTTCCGCCTTGGAAAGAAAATCCTGAAGACGTTCGTCCCTATTTTACGCAAGTCAGTCGATTGCGAGATGGGCTGGCCCGACAGACATGGCGTCGTGTGCGGATGACCGAATTGTCCATGGGCATGTCTCATGACTACGAGATCGCGATAGAAGAAGGGGCGACGATGGTTCGGATCGGCACGGCTATTTTTGGAAGTCGAGGGAAAGCCGTCAGTCCCAACTCGGTGGGATGA
- a CDS encoding YggT family protein yields the protein MFIAGNVLQAIATILDTILWIYMWVIIIRALISWVNPDPWNPIVQFLERMTEPVLSQIRRRVGMLGLGIDLSPIIAILIIMFFQIAVVASLKDLALRMH from the coding sequence ATGTTTATTGCCGGTAACGTTCTACAGGCGATTGCGACCATCCTGGATACGATTTTATGGATCTATATGTGGGTTATTATTATTCGAGCCTTGATATCCTGGGTGAACCCCGATCCCTGGAATCCTATTGTTCAGTTTTTAGAAAGAATGACGGAGCCGGTCCTTTCTCAAATCCGGCGTCGGGTTGGCATGCTCGGGTTGGGAATTGATTTATCTCCGATCATTGCTATCCTTATTATTATGTTTTTCCAGATTGCCGTGGTAGCATCTTTGAAGGATCTCGCGCTCAGAATGCACTAG
- a CDS encoding DivIVA domain-containing protein — protein MKITPLDIQHKVFDTQWRGYHKTQVDQFLEEIAESVEELTKDNLVLKEKLSGKDDEVGQLKRAETTLTSTLISTQSFVDQLKHGAQRDADLLVKEAELKAEEILAQSRAELAEMRRMISTLKQQRALVLDRLRLTLSSFHRLVEIEERPDDAFEGEGEPEMSAERASHREAG, from the coding sequence ATGAAAATTACACCGTTGGACATTCAGCATAAAGTCTTTGATACCCAATGGCGAGGTTATCACAAGACGCAGGTGGACCAATTTTTGGAAGAAATCGCCGAGTCGGTTGAGGAACTTACCAAGGACAACCTGGTGCTCAAAGAGAAATTGTCCGGGAAGGATGATGAAGTGGGTCAGCTCAAACGAGCGGAAACCACGCTGACCAGTACGCTTATTTCAACCCAATCCTTTGTCGACCAACTCAAGCATGGTGCCCAACGGGATGCGGATCTTTTGGTGAAAGAGGCGGAGTTGAAAGCCGAAGAAATTCTGGCGCAAAGCCGGGCCGAACTTGCCGAAATGCGTCGAATGATCTCGACACTTAAACAGCAGCGGGCGCTGGTGCTGGATCGCCTACGGTTGACACTGAGTTCCTTCCATCGGTTAGTAGAAATTGAAGAGCGACCGGACGACGCGTTTGAAGGGGAAGGCGAGCCGGAAATGAGTGCGGAGCGAGCCTCCCATCGGGAAGCCGGCTAG
- a CDS encoding serine hydrolase domain-containing protein translates to MVRILLEGLHAQVFPGAVLFVRHQGYLRMHHAVGLTSGLPDAYPVQLQTIYDLASLTKPLATASAILLLVQDGHLDLSTSIDTWLPETKNFPLGRVRLKDVLSHQSGLPAWRPFYRSFPPALPPDLPARQERATAFLELILKEPIEAGADPKSLYSDLGYMVLGLIVERITNQSLADFCRRRIYGPLHASPLGYREPNVAATLDASIGGCAPTEQDPWRGRLLQGEVHDENAFALGGIAGHAGLFGTAEAVGQVTQAWLKSYNGNSGLFDSHLVKQFVAAQPGTSWALGWDTPSQPSSSGQWFSPESFGHLGFTGTSIWIDPTRDLEVIFLSNRVHPTRDNQAIKAFRPKLHDAIIQELGA, encoded by the coding sequence ATGGTGCGTATCCTCCTTGAAGGACTTCATGCGCAGGTATTTCCTGGTGCGGTCTTGTTCGTTCGGCACCAGGGCTATCTTCGGATGCATCATGCCGTGGGTCTTACCTCCGGACTTCCGGATGCCTATCCTGTCCAACTTCAGACAATCTACGACCTCGCTTCCCTCACCAAGCCTCTGGCAACCGCATCGGCTATTCTGCTCCTGGTGCAGGATGGACATCTGGATCTATCAACGTCCATCGACACGTGGCTCCCTGAAACGAAAAACTTCCCATTAGGCCGGGTGCGTCTCAAGGACGTGCTCTCTCATCAAAGCGGCCTTCCAGCCTGGCGTCCGTTTTACAGGTCTTTCCCTCCGGCTCTCCCCCCAGATCTTCCAGCCCGTCAGGAACGAGCCACGGCATTTCTGGAGTTAATTCTCAAGGAACCGATAGAAGCAGGGGCGGACCCCAAAAGCCTCTACAGTGATTTGGGCTATATGGTCCTGGGGTTGATCGTGGAACGGATCACGAATCAATCATTGGCCGATTTTTGCCGGAGACGGATCTATGGGCCCCTCCATGCGAGCCCACTTGGCTATCGAGAGCCGAATGTGGCTGCCACATTGGATGCATCAATTGGTGGGTGCGCACCCACTGAACAGGATCCTTGGCGTGGGCGTCTTTTGCAGGGGGAGGTGCATGATGAAAATGCGTTCGCGCTGGGAGGCATTGCCGGGCACGCAGGACTCTTTGGAACTGCCGAAGCCGTAGGGCAGGTTACCCAAGCTTGGCTGAAAAGTTATAATGGCAACTCCGGTCTTTTTGATTCTCACCTGGTGAAACAGTTTGTGGCGGCCCAGCCTGGAACCAGTTGGGCTTTAGGCTGGGATACGCCCTCACAACCCTCCTCCTCGGGCCAGTGGTTTTCGCCGGAATCATTCGGCCATCTGGGGTTTACCGGAACAAGTATCTGGATAGACCCGACTCGTGACCTGGAAGTCATTTTTCTTTCCAATCGAGTTCATCCTACCCGGGACAATCAAGCCATCAAAGCCTTCCGTCCTAAACTTCATGATGCGATTATTCAGGAATTGGGGGCATGA